One window of Uloborus diversus isolate 005 chromosome 3, Udiv.v.3.1, whole genome shotgun sequence genomic DNA carries:
- the LOC129219183 gene encoding toll-like receptor Tollo: protein MTILMCFMILNCVAASALQYSAPDDCDWTQISSNDVSLSCNLQTIVASGVLATNFSLIQSDHTVAMSVTCESLFFESSLAPASFSHLRNLKALQFKQCKIKEVPRDAFSGLTELKNLSIRTMNDEWGEFSLSIHPESFNELHQLETLDLGHNKLQKFTDRTFCHLSSLKTLNLTQNELTSVISHVDGVSKVYEFCVNDLSELDLSHNKIMQVEANDLKYFKSLRLLRLAHNYIASLDCNILKDFSKLQVIDMSYNHLSTLPAMLFEDSPDIREMNLQNNSINHLPQGLLNGLQQLVILNFSFNKISSDSIRPETFVDLIRLVILDLSHNELNNINNTLFQSQYSLQMLFLSHNNIDTIADNSFSSLYNLHTLDLSHNRMKYLDIFTLNGLYVISNLKLSYNSIYGINPDAFKNCSSVQDLTLKGNNLSFIPTALTSLQFLKTLDLSNNSIQGLYNASFRELKQLRHLSLSMNIIGNLTRGTFKHMVGLKELDLSKNKIQNLEHGIFDDIESVSKIDLSDNQLLDINGLFMNLKGLVSLNVSRNMIFWFDYAVVPAELEELDLHSNGIETLGNYYELEATLQLRSLDVSHNLIMGINAASFPNGIQFLKINDNRISNVYPFTFTAKGNISFVNMSNNFIETLDINTFRLNPNALKKPFPKFAISGNPFFCDCNMEWLQHMNKPDATLQYPHIVDLEKVMCQLSFTRHAAFLPLSKSKSSDFLCKYRSHCFALCHCCEFDACDCEMVCPDNCTCYADQTWNTNIVDCSSQNFSSMPSVIPMDVTDLYLDGNNIYQLTSHTFIGRKNMRIIFLNNSNIHVINNRTFNGLLTLRILHLENNQLVSLNGYEFETLIHLEELYLSSNKIRFVANTTFQNLKSLTHLHLDHNLIMDYQVWNLKLNTRLTSLQLGHNPWNCNCQYLESYYEWLQSSSSLIKDIASVQCRYNQSAGPYLVEFNVASCSNYTAITYFQAVFQADYMPIIIIVPIVILILLLLTILICVYRKEIKVWLYTKYGIRLFERNTFPPETEKLFDAFISYSKKDENFISQFLAPELEYGTPSYRLCLRYRDLPMSGYVAEAITEAIECSHRTIIVLSEQFLKSEWCRFELKSAHRESQCNRKHKLVVVIMDKLSIKDVDPDARMCFRSAPVIRWGDKRFWEKLKYAMPNGQGQQKPDPKIKFSQRLPNSNSIKLV, encoded by the coding sequence ATGACCATACTTATGTGctttatgattttaaattgtgTAGCCGCATCGGCTTTACAATATTCTGCCCCGGATGATTGTGATTGGACCCAAATCAGTTCCAATGACGTATCACTGTCATGCAATCTCCAAACAATCGTTGCTTCTGGAGTACTGGCTACCAATTTCAGCCTCATACAAAGTGATCATACTGTTGCTATGAGTGTTACCTGCgaatctttattttttgaaagttctcTTGCCCCAGCCTCTTTCTCCCATCTTCGTAATCTAAAGGCACTTCAATTTAAGCAGTGTAAAATCAAAGAAGTTCCAAGAGATGCGTTTTCTGGGTTAACCGAGTTAAAAAATCTTAGTATTCGCACTATGAATGATGAATGGGGAGAATTTTCTTTGTCCATTCACCCCGAAAGCTTCAATGAATTACACCAATTAGAAACTCTTGATCTAGGACATAATAAACTTCAGAAGTTTACTGACAGAACATTTTGTCACCTCAGTTCATTGAAAACTCTCAATTTGACCCAAAATGAATTGACCTCAGTGATCTCCCATGTAGATGGCGTTAGCAAAGTATATGAGTTTTGTGTCAATGACTTATCCGAATTAGATTTGTCTCACAATAAAATCATGCAAGTTGAAGCAAAtgacttgaaatattttaagagcTTACGTCTTTTGAGGCTTGCGCACAACTATATTGCCTCATTAGACTGTAACATActgaaagatttttcaaaattacaggTTATTGATATGTCTTACAATCACCTAAGCACATTACCAGCAATGTTGTTCGAAGATTCACCTGATATTAGAGAAATGAACCTTCAAAATAATTCAATCAACCACCTCCCTCAAGGTCTCTTAAATGGACTGCAGCAGCTTGTTATTCTCAATTTTAGCTTTAACAAAATTTCAAGTGATTCAATAAGACCAGAAACATTTGTAGATCTTATTCGTTTAGTCATACTTGATTTAAGTCataacgaacttaacaacataaACAATACTTTATTTCAGTCTCAGTATTCACTTCAAATGTTGTTTTTATCTCATAACAATATAGATACTATTGCAGACAATTCCTTTTCGTCCCTGTATAATTTGCATACTTTAGATCTGAGTCATAATCGCATGAAGTATTTGGATATATTTACACTGAATGGCCTTTACGTTatcagtaatttaaaattgtCTTACAATAGCATTTACGGTATTAATCCagatgcatttaaaaattgcagcaGTGTACAAGATTTGACACTGAAAGGAAACAACCTGAGTTTTATCCCAACTGCTTTGACATctttacaatttttgaaaaccttaGATTTGAGTAATAATAGCATCCAAGGCTTATATAACGCATCATTTCGTGAACTCAAACAACTACGCCATCTTTCGCTTTCAATGAATATAATAGGAAACTTAACCAGAGGAACATTTAAACACATGGTTGGTCTAAAAGAACTAGATTTATCGAAGAATAAGATTCAGAACCTAGAGCATGGAATATTTGATGACATTGAAAGTGTCAGCAAAATTGACCTAAGTGATAATCAACTTTTGGATATTAACGGTCTTTTCATGAATCTCAAGGGTCTAGTCTCATTAAACGTATCACGAAACATGATTTTCTGGTTTGATTACGCTGTTGTACCGGCTGAGCTGGAAGAACTAGATCTGCATAGTAACGGAATTGAAACATTAGGAAATTATTACGAATTAGAAGCAACACTTCAACTTCGCTCATTGGATGTTTCGCACAATCTTATAATGGGAATTAATGCAGCTTCGTTCCCTAATGGCATCCAGTTTTTGAAGATTAACGACAACCGCATTAGCAATGTTTATCCTTTTACCTTTACTGCTAAAGGTAACATCAGCTTCGTGAATATGtctaataattttattgagacTCTTGACATTAATACATTTCGATTGAACCCAAATGCGTTGAAAAAACCTTTCCCAAAATTTGCTATATCTGGAAATCCTTTCTTTTGTGACTGCAACATGGAATGGCTGCAGCATATGAATAAGCCAGATGCAACTCTACAGTATCCGCACATTGTAGATTTAGAAAAAGTGATGTGCCAGTTATCTTTTACCCGCCATGCCGCATTCCTGCccctttcaaaatcaaaatcatCAGATTTTCTTTGCAAGTACCGTAGTCATTGTTTTGCCCTGTGTCACTGCTGTGAATTTGATGCTTGCGATTGTGAAATGGTTTGCCCAGATAATTGCACTTGCTACGCAGATCAGACTTGGAATACAAACATTGTGGATTGCAGTTCACAAAACTTTTCCTCTATGCCATCTGTTATTCCTATGGATGTCACCGATTTGTATCTTGATGGTAACAATATTTATCAACTCACTAGTCACACATTTATTGGGCGCAAGAACATgcgaattatatttttaaataacagtaACATCCATGTTATCAACAACAGAACTTTCAACGGTTTATTGACACTTCGTATCttacatttggaaaacaatcagCTAGTATCGCTTAATGGATATGAATTTGAGACATTAATTCATTTGGAAGAGTTATATCTTTCAAGTAATAAAATTAGATTTGTTGCAAATACtacgtttcaaaatttaaaatctctCACACATCTGCATTTAGATCACAATCTTATCATGGACTACCAAGTTTGGAATCTTAAGTTAAACACTCGTCTTACTAGCCTTCAGTTAGGACATAATCCTTGGAACTGCAATTGTCAGTATTTGGAATCTTACTACGAATGGCTTCAAAGTTCTTCTTCGCTGATAAAGGACATTGCATCCGTTCAATGCCGCTATAACCAATCTGCAGGGCCTTATCTTGTAGAATTCAACGTGGCTTCGTGCTCTAATTACACAGCTATTACCTACTTTCAAGCCGTGTTCCAAGCAGACTATATGCCCATCATCATTATTGTACCTATTGTGATTCTAATTTTGCTTTTGCTTACGATTCTCATATGTGTGTACCGGAAAGAAATAAAAGTGTGGCTGTATACTAAGTATGGCATCCGCCTTTTTGAGAGAAACACTTTTCCACCTGAAACGgaaaaactttttgatgcttTTATTTCCTACAGTAAAAaggatgaaaattttatttcacagtTTTTAGCTCCTGAACTCGAATATGGTACTCCATCTTACCGCCTGTGTTTAAGATATCGTGATTTGCCAATGTCTGGATATGTTGCTGAGGCTATTACTGAAGCCATTGAATGTAGTCACCGAACAATTATTGTTCTCTCCGAGCAATTCCTTAAGAGCGAATGGTGCCGCTTCGAATTGAAAAGTGCCCACCGTGAATCGCAGTGCAATCGAAAGCACAAGTTGGTTGTGGTGATCATGGATAAACTGTCAATAAAAGACGTTGATCCTGATGCAAGAATGTGCTTCCGCAGTGCCCCTGTCATTCGTTGGGGCGATAAAAGGTTCTGGGAGAAGTTGAAATACGCCATGCCAAATGGACAGGGTCAGCAGAAACCAGAtcctaaaatcaaattttctcaaAGACTGCCGAATTCAAATAGCATCAAGCTTGTGTAG